From one Malus sylvestris chromosome 1, drMalSylv7.2, whole genome shotgun sequence genomic stretch:
- the LOC126620915 gene encoding FCS-Like Zinc finger 5-like, whose amino-acid sequence MLLGKRPRPPMKRTASMTGITIDLTDVEGQEPTYDLQNPSAINDEHAVAVAATVVGPQEPCPVINNNHNSNYNIEKMNMNNISLGNYEEHRFLTMLSPRNNHRRRNSASQDVVETAHFLRTCGLCKRQLASGRDIYMYRGDTAFCSLECREQQIKQDERIEKCKAVSSKKEDHHASSRSTSKTSSGKSQTVAAA is encoded by the exons ATGTTGTTAGGGAAGCGTCCACGCCCTCCGATGAAGAGAACAGCAAGCATGACTGGGATCACCATTGATCTGACGGACGTGGAAGGCCAGGAACCGACTTATGATCTCCAAAACCCCTCCGCCATCAACGATGAGCATGCAGTTGCAGTTGCAGCAACGGTGGTGGGCCCACAAGAACCTTGTCCTGTGATTAACAATAATCATAATTCTAATTATAATATAGAAAAGATGAACATGAACAACATCAGCTTAGGGAACTATGAAGAGCACCGTTTCTTGACCATGTTGTCACCCAGAAACAACCACAGAAGAAGGAACTCGGCTTCTCAAGATGTTGTGGAGACCGCTCACTTCCTTCGCACGTGTGGCCTCTGCAAACGCCAGCTCGCTTCAGGCCGCGACATCTATATGTATAG GGGAGACACAGCGTTTTGTAGTCTAGAATGTAGAGAGCAACAGATTAAGCAGGATGAGAGAATAGAGAAGTGTAAAGCTGTGTCCTCAAAGAAAGAGGACCACCATGCGTCGTCACGATCCACCTCCAAGACCTCCTCCGGCAAAAGCCAGACCGTGGCGGCTGCTTGA